gcagtaagacatatgaacaaaaacctctgtgacatgaatgagtttaaaggaaaatgctgtgccttgagatgcatatgcaaacatctccataaaccttttcagcctatcacatggggagaaaccctggacaatacctagctttcctaggcagaggtccctgcttgtacgtgtccctgggtagttgaaattaagagaatggtgatgacttttaaccagcaagctgccttcaggcacttgtttaacaaagacacatcctgcacagcccaaaatccattaaaccttgagtcaccgcagcacatgtctcttgcaaggacaaggttgggggtagggtcacagattaacagcacctcaaatacagaacaaaatggagtctcttatgtctacttctttctatatagacacagtaacaggctgatttctctttcttttccccacacagaagtctctgagatcaaggtgtagccacgtgtggtggtgcacgcctctagtcccaggtgctcaggaggctgaggcaggagaatcgcttgaaccagggaggcagagattgcagtgagccgagatcatgccacgcactccagcctaggagacagagtgagactccgtctcaaaaagaaagaaaaagtttccaAGTAgtgtaaagaaaaatgaagcaggctGGActcggtggcttacgcctgtaatcccaacactttgggagactgaagtgggaggattgcttgagctcaggagttcaagaccagcctgggcaacatggcaaaaccctgtctctaaaaaaaaaaaaaaaaaaaaattcgctgggtatggtggcgtgcacctgtagtcccagccactgtggaggctgaggagggagcattgcttgagcccgggaggtgaaggttgcagtaagccaagatcatgccattgcactccagcctggatgacagagccagaccctgagaaaaaaaaaaaaaagaaaggaaagaagggaggcagggagggagggagagagaaaagaaagaaagaaagaaagaaagaaagaaagaaagaaagaaaagaaaagaaaaggaaaggaaaggaaaggaaaggaaaggaaaggaaaggaaaggaaaggaaaggaaaggaaaggaaaggaaaggaaaggaaaggaaaggaaaggaagggaaagaaagaaagaaagaagaaagaaaggaaggaagaaagaaagaaagaaagaaaggaaggaaggaaagaaagaaagagagggagagagagagaaagaaagaaagagaaagaaagaaagaaaagaaagaaaagaaggaaggaaggaaggaagggagggagacagaggaagaaagaaaggaagcagagaTGGGGGCATGCAAGGGAGGGGGCTGGGGATGCAGTGGCGGGGCTGGGGACGCAGGGGCGGGGCTGGGGACACAAGCTTTCCTGAGCTCCCACAGTTTTCTGCCCTTCTCCTGTCTCACCGGCTGCAGACCCCTGGGGCTTGCGGTTGTTTTGCGCCACGCTAATATCTTGTTCTTCCCCACAGACAGAGGCCGATTGAGGCTTCTCTGTCCTCCACGGGGAACAGCATTGGCCTAAACCTGCAGACACCATTGCAAAGGGAAGTCAGCTCAGGCGAACCCGCTGGTGAAGAATGATTCCAGCGTGGGGACACGGAGGCCGACATTTCTTGCTGTGGGTGATTTAATGTTGGGCTTCATCTGTTCACTCCCCCAGTTGCAGCCTAGCCAGGGCGAGGGAGGGTGGACGGACTTATCCATCCCACAGGTGTTGCTCGTGGCTGGGTGACTTGCTTCTGCCATGAGATTTGCACGGACACGGCACAAGCAGAAGCCTGGAATGTGCGGGCACTGCCAGGCCTGCCCTCTAAGGCTCTTGATTTTCCCTATGAGATGTGCATGCCCCAGGGAACAGCGGCTCTGGCTGCAGGATGAGAGGCGTGTGGAGCACACATGGTTCCCATCCTCAGCCTGGAGTCAAGCCCAGACTAGATCAGCCTAAGCCCAGCCACGCCACGGGTGCAGGAGTGGAGAGCAAATGCTAACTGTCCATGACAGTGGCTTTCAAAGGGGCGTGTCGTGTGCCTCATCCCAGCAACAGTGATGGCATTTCTCTGTCAGTCAGTCGGTAAATGATTATTGACAAGCAGTGTGCTGAGAAGCTGGAGTGATTTGAGTAGATCTGGCCTCTCTTCTCATGGAGCTTCCTTTCTAGAGGGGAAGGCagatgatggatgaataaatacatatgatTCTAACAGGTTGGTGcagcagtcattaaaaataatgacacacaaaaaaaagggAGGAGCCGCTGCCGCAGTTCGTTAatagtaatggcaaaaaccgcaatgacTTCTGTGCCAACCTAACACAGTAATCACCAGTGTGCAAAATGTGGCAGTGGGGGGGAGTTCCGAGTGCTGGGATAGCATCCGGCTTCCTGGAGTCAGGAGACGGGGGTTGGCAACCGAACCAAGGTTAAGTCCCAGTGAGGGGGTGGGCAGGGAGCGATATTTCAGTGGAGACTCCAAGGATGAATGGTATTTAGAGAGTAAACCCTGgccaggcggtggctcacgcctgtaatcccagcactttgggaggccgaggcgggcagatcatgaggtcaggagatcgagaccatcctggctcacatggtgaaaccccatctctactaaaaatacaaaaaaactagccgggcatggtggcggcgcctgtagtcccagctactcgggagactgaggcaggagaatggcgtgaacccgggaggcggagcttgcagtgaaccgtgatcgcaccactcactccagcctgggcgacagagccagactccgtctcaaaaaaaaaaaaaaaaaaagagagtaaagcCCGATGGTGAGAGGGGGAGTGTGTCTGGCACAGAGAAGAGCCTGTGCAAAGGCCGGTGGGGCGGGAGGACACCGTGTGTTCATCCACCCGAGGGGCGACCAGCAGGCTGGAGCTGAGCGAGTCGAGAGGAGGATGCGGAGCCCGGGAAAGGCACCCCAGGCAGAGGGCACACAGGGCAAAGGCCCAGAGTCAGGCCTGAGCCTGTGCGGTTTGAGGAACGGACAGAGGCCTGTCcggtgggaagggaagggcacAGGGGAGAGACCTTAGGCCACAGcagagggcagggcagagggcagggctgtGCCGGGCACTGTGGGCTGTGGATGGGTGCTGGCGTGTAAGAGGGGAGACCAGAGgccagggcagagggcagggctgtGCCGGGCACTGCGGGCTGTGGATGGGAGCTGGCATTTATGCTTGGGTGATGGGgaacatgttaaaatattttaaggaggGGAGTAACATTTGGGATTAATGTATATTCTGGGAATCTCAACAAAGTGAATTCGTAGTTTGAATTTTCATAAGACTTCTGCACAGGCAGAGAGAAATAAGATCGCGTCTAGGGCCCTACAGCTGTGatcgtattttaaaaattactcaatttttaaacatgatttcAAATGGTGTGTTTCTATCTCACATTGGACTTAAGTAGATTGCAAGGTTAATGGCAAGTAGAAAAGTTAACTCATGAACATAAAAGAGACATcgatttgaaaacaaaacatttattcatttacttctgctgCAGTTTTCTTGACTGCTGAATTTCACGAGAAGGGATTGTTCAGGGAGGGTCACGGGGCTGAAGCCCTGGACAGGAGCTGGTGCTACTGCTGTTCACATCTGAGGGTGGTGGAGCTGGAGCCTTGGGGAGGAGCCAATGCTGCCTTTTAAGTCTATGAGAGTCATTGAGCTGGAGGTCCGGGGAGGCACTGGTGCTGCCACTGATGTCTTAGGTTGTGGAGCTGAAGACAGTGAAGGAGCCGGGGTGGCTGTCCCTCTGtgagggtcgtggagctggagatCTGGGTGGGAGAGGAGTTCTAGTTTGAGGATCATTCAGCTGGAGACCTGGGAGGAGCTGGTGTTATTTTAATTGGAGGGTCGTGCAGCTGGAGACCTGGGGAGGAGCTGGTGTTTTTTAGTTTGAGGGTCGTTCAGCTGAAGACTCAGGGAGGAGCTGATGTTCCAGTTTGAGGGTCGTGCAACTGAAGACTCAGGGAGGAGCTGATGTTGTTCGCATTGAGGGTCTTTCAACTGGAGGCTCAGGGAGGAGCTGATGTTCTAGATTGTgggtcatggagctggagacTCGGAGAGGAGCTGATGTTCTAGATTGAGGTTCGTGCAGCTGAAGACCTGGGGAGGAGCTGATGTTCTAGATTGAGGGTCGTGCAGCTGGAGACCCGGGGAGGAGCTGATGTTCTAATTTGAGGTTCATGCAGCTGCAGACCAGGAGAGGAGCGGATGTTCTAGATTGAAGATTGTGCAGCAGGAGATTAGGAGAGGAGCTGATGTTCCAGTTTGAGGATCGTGCAACTGAAGACTCAGGGAGGAGCTGATGTTGTTTGCATTGAGGGTCTTTCAGCTGGAGACTCAGGGAAAAGCTGATGTTCTAGATTGAAGGTCATGGAGCTGGAGTCCCGGGGAGGAGCTGATGTTGTAGTTTCAGGGTCTTGCAGCTGCAGACCCAGAGAGGAGCTGATGTTCTAGATTGAGGTTCGTGCAGCTGAAGACCCTGGGAGGAGCTGATGTTCTAGTTTGAGGTTCGTGCAGCTGCAGACCCAGAGAGGAGCGGATGTTCTAGATTGAAGATTGTGCAGCTGGAGATTCAGGGAGGAGCTGATGTTCTAATTTGAAGGCCCTATAGCTGGAGACCAGTGGAGAAGCTGATGTTCTAGTTTGAGGATCGTGCAACTGAAGACTCAGGGAGGAGTTGATGTTGTTTGCATTGAGGGTGTTTCAACTGGAGATTCAGGGAGGAGCTGGTGTTCTAGATTGTgggtcatggagctggagacctgggGAGGAGCGGATGTTCTAGATTGAGGGTCATGCAGCTGAAGACCCGGGGAGGAGCTGATGTTCTAGTTTGAGGTTCGTGCAGCTGCAGACCCGGAGAGGAGCAGGTATTCTAGATTGAAGGTTGTGCAGGTGGAGATTAGGAGAGGAGCTGATGTTCCAGTTTGAGGGTTGTGCAACTGAAGACTTAGTGAGGAGCTGATGTTGTTTGCATTGAGGGTCTTTCAGCTAGAGACTCAGGGAAAAGCTGATGTTCTAGATTGAAggtcatggagctggagacccgggGAGGAGCTGATGTTGTAGTTTGAGGGTCTTGCAGCTGCAGACCCAGAGAGGAGCTGATGTTCTAGATTGAGGTTCGTGTAGCTGAAGACCCAGGGAGGAGCTGATGTTCTAATTTGAAGGCCCTATAGCTGGAGACCAGTGGAGAAGCTGATGTTCTAGTTTGAGGATCGTGCAACTGAAGAC
This window of the Theropithecus gelada isolate Dixy chromosome 2, Tgel_1.0, whole genome shotgun sequence genome carries:
- the LOC112619442 gene encoding LOW QUALITY PROTEIN: uncharacterized protein LOC112619442 (The sequence of the model RefSeq protein was modified relative to this genomic sequence to represent the inferred CDS: substituted 1 base at 1 genomic stop codon), translated to MADEPQEGTSMRFHSRNLTMDTLVIKGLVSPQGTTQLPELTEHQYQHRNLTGKTVYSCRALNLEHQLLSGFPAVGPSNENIQLHEPQTRTSAPPRVFSCMTLNLEHPLLPRQLHEPQTRTSAPPRVFSCTNLNLEHQLLAPPXVFSCTTLKLEHQLLPESPTVPGTALPSALPSAVA